In Candida orthopsilosis Co 90-125, chromosome 4 draft sequence, a single genomic region encodes these proteins:
- a CDS encoding Pph21 protein phosphatase (member of the Type 2A-related family (serine/threonine-specific), similar to S. cerevisiae Pph21p), with protein MDLDTDVPMEDVEDQQQTYNSNESAIKSANKANVKETATSDDAKEKAPSLDASSINQLDAWIEKLSKCEPLSEADVKKLCNMAIDVLLREENVQPVHVPVTICGDVHGQFHDLMELFKIGGPCPDTNYLFMGDYVDRGYYSVETVSYLVCMKVRFPNRITILRGNHESRQITQVYGFYDECLRKYGSATVWKVFTDLFDYFPITALVDNKVFCLHGGLSPMIETIDQVRELNRIQEVPHEGPMCDLLWSDPDDRGGWGISPRGAGFTFGQDISEQFNHTNDLSLIARAHQLVMEGFSWSHQENVVTIFSAPNYCYRCGNQAAIMEMDEQHNRQFLQYDPSVRPGEPTVTRKTPDYFL; from the coding sequence ATGGATTTAGACACGGATGTACCAATGGAGGACGTTGAAGACCAACAGCAAACCTACAATAGCAACGAATCTGCAATCAAATCGGCCAACAAAGCCAATGTCAAGGAGACAGCCACATCAGACGACGCCAAAGAAAAAGCGCCATCTCTAGATGCCCTGTCAATTAACCAATTAGACGCATGGATCGAAAAGTTATCAAAATGTGAACCTCTTTCAGAAGCAGATGTTAAGAAATTATGTAACATGGCTATTGACGTCTTGCTACGCGAAGAAAATGTCCAGCCAGTTCATGTACCAGTGACGATTTGTGGTGATGTCCATGGCCAATTTCACGATTTAATggaattgttcaaaattggtgGTCCTTGCCCCGACACCAACTATTTGTTTATGGGTGACTATGTCGATCGTGGTTACTATTCAGTTGAAACTGTGTCATATTTGGTTTGTATGAAGGTGAGATTTCCTAATAGGATCACCATTCTAAGAGGAAATCACGAGTCTAGACAAATCACTCAAGTTTATGGATTTTATGATGAATGTTTACGAAAATATGGTTCTGCAACCGTTTGGAAAGTGTTTACTGACTTGTTTGACTATTTCCCTATTACAGCATTAGTTGACAATAAAgtgttttgtttacatGGTGGGTTATCGCCAATGATTGAAACCATTGACCAAGTAAGAGAATTAAACAGAATTCAAGAGGTGCCACACGAGGGTCCCATGTGTGACTTGCTATGGTCCGATCCAGATGATAGAGGCGGCTGGGGTATTAGTCCTAGAGGTGCTGGATTCACTTTTGGTCAAGATATTTCCGAGCAGTTCAATCACACTAATGACTTGAGTTTAATTGCAAGAGCACATCAGTTGGTTATGGAAGGTTTTAGTTGGAGCCATCAAGAAAACGTTGTCACAATCTTTTCAGCTCCAAATTATTGCTATAGATGTGGTAACCAAGCAGCAATAATGGAGATGGATGAACAACACAACAgacaatttttgcaatacGATCCATCAGTAAGGCCGGGTGAGCCAACAGTTACAAGAAAGACTCCTGATTACTTCTTGTAA
- a CDS encoding Gap2 amino acid permease: protein MPEKELNYITSREIAGSEDKEGGVYIDAFDAQDSKPPLKGWAKFKDGFKRADTDAMGIDPNLSEAEKIAVLTANSPLSKSLKNRHLQMIAIGGSIGTGLFVGSGSSLHTGGPAGLIIAYILIGTMIYCTVQSLGELAVTFPVAGAFVTYNTRFIDPSWGFAMAWNYAMQWLVVLPLELVAAAVTIKFWDTTTNSAAFVVIFYVLIIAINFFGVRGYGEAEFIFSAVKVTAVVGFIILGIVLAAGGSPNGRGYIGGKYWQHPGAFANGVKGVITVFVGAAFAFAGTELVGLASAESSNPRKSLPKACKQVFWRITLFYVICLTLVGILVPYDNTDLFDAENTASASPFVIAIKLGGISGLPSVMNVVIMIAVLSVGNSSVFGSSRTLAALAASNQAPKIFGYIDRQGRPLVGIIVQLAIGALCFLAASPKQNLVFNWLLALSGLSSIFTWGSINLCHIRFRAALRSQGRDTGEIPFVSQPGLIGAYWGMLLNLVVLCLQFWIAVWPLGTKPNAEDFFMNFLTVPVVLVFYCGHKLYTRNWKLYYRADEIDIDTGRTDLDLDLLKQEIAEERAILKAKPFYKRIYHFWC from the coding sequence ATGCCAGAAAAGGAGTTAAATTACATCACATCGCGTGAAATTGCCGGTTCTGAAGATAAAGAAGGTGGAGTTTATATCGATGCCTTTGACGCTCAAGATTCCAAACCACCTTTGAAAGGTTGGGCCAAGTTCAAAGATGGGTTTAAAAGAGCCGACACTGACGCCATGGGTATTGACCCCAACTTGTCGGAAGCTGAGAAAATCGCCGTTTTGACGGCAAATTCCCCCTTGAGTAAATCGCTTAAAAACAGGCATTTACAAATGATTGCTATTGGTGGTAGTATAGGTACTGGTTTATTCGTTGGTTCGGGAAGTTCGTTACATACTGGTGGCCCAGCTGGGTTGATCATTGCTTATATTCTTATTGGTACTATGATTTACTGTACGGTTCAATCGTTGGGTGAATTGGCAGTTACTTTCCCTGTTGCTGGTGCTTTTGTTACTTATAATACGAGATTTATTGATCCTTCTTGGGGTTTTGCTATGGCTTGGAATTATGCTATGCAAtggttggtggtgttgccattggaattggtggCGGCAGCAGTAACGATTAAATTTTGGgatacaacaacaaattcagCGGCGTTTGTCGTGATTTTCTATGTGCTTATCATTGCTATTAATTTCTTTGGTGTTCGTGGATATGGTGAAGCTGAATTTATATTTAGTGCCGTTAAAGTCActgctgttgttggatttATTATCTTGGGTATTGTCTTGGCTGCTGGTGGATCTCCAAATGGACGTGGTTACATTGGTGGTAAGTACTGGCAACATCCTGGTGCTTTTGCCAATGGAGTTAAAGGTGTCATTACTGTTTTCGTTGGTGCTGCTTTCGCTTTTGCCGGTACTGAATTGGTTGGGTTAGCATCAGCTGAATCCAGTAACCCAAGAAAATCATTGCCAAAAGCTTGTAAACAAGTGTTTTGGAGAATCACCTTGTTTTATGTCATTTGTTTGACTTTGGTTGGTATTTTGGTTCCTTATGACAACACTGACTTATTTGATGCTGAAAATACTGCTTCTGCTTCGCCATTTGTTATTGCCATCAAGTTGGGTGGTATTAGTGGATTACCATCTGTTATGAATGTTGTTATCATGATTGCTGTGTTGTCAGTTGGTAACTCATCCGTCTTTGGCTCATCGAGAACATTGGCTGCTTTGGCTGCTTCTAATCAAGCACCAAAGATCTTTGGCTACATTGACAGACAAGGTAGACCATTGGTTGGTatcattgttcaattggCCATTGGTGCATTATGTTTCCTTGCTGCTtcaccaaaacaaaatcttgTGTTTAACTGGTTATTGGCCTTGTCAGGATTATCATCCATCTTCACTTGGGGTTCAATCAACTTGTGTCACATTAGATTCAGAGCCGCTTTAAGATCACAAGGTAGAGATACAGGTGAAATTCCATTTGTGTCTCAACCAGGTTTGATTGGAGCCTACTGGGGTATGCTTCTAAACTTGGTGGTTTTGTGCTTACAATTCTGGATTGCTGTGTGGCCTTTGGGAACGAAACCAAATGCCGAGGATTTCTTTATGAATTTCTTGACTGTGCCTGTTGTTCTTGTATTTTACTGCGGTCATAAACTTTATACcagaaattggaaattgtaCTACAGAGCcgatgaaattgatatcGATACTGGTAGAActgatttggatttggatttacttaaacaagaaattgctgAAGAAAGAgcaattttgaaagctAAGCCATTTTACAAGAGAATCTACCATTTCTGGTGTTAA
- a CDS encoding Tfp1 protein (VMA1 gene; similar to C. parapsilosis CPAR2_503580 and C. albicans TFP1) translates to MAGALENARKEIKRLSLDDHKETHYGQIFSVSGPVVVAENMIGCAMYELVKVGHDNLVGEVIRINGDKATIQVYEETAGVTVGDPVLRTGAPLCAELGPGLLNTIYDGIQRPLRSIKEKTNSIYIPRGVDVPSLSRTAEYDFKPGQLKVGDHITGGDIFGSIYENSLLDDHKILLPPRARGTITSIAEPGSYNVEDTVLELEFDGKKHKYSMMHTWPVRVPRPVAEKLTADYPLLTGQRVLDSLFPCVQGGTTCIPGAFGCGKTVISQSLSKYSNSDVIIYVGCFSKGTQVMMSDGQDKSIEDIQVGELVMGKDGLPRSVVGLPRGYDTMYDVKHISGHRCGAEVHGMMDFTVSSDHKLVLRTKQNVLVTTRNYAGKTYAAVNYFALEDSKYGVQMVRVKTKVYGYHVHGGQAGAEEKARLFAAALDLSEYIEWTIEAKDYAKVDVNVKSNTTQLINPVWLETGALGKWLENRGSNKALAPTLAYLLGLWVGDGYMERAAFSFDPKDTGLVERVERDVDLLGLSMTSNEYHHRCDDLSNNGVSNDDNVAETDFDATDYENFIGKQVAIARAQNADIHLESDSDTDLSEIFEDEIETSDSDMTYESDFSATSWDKRGDLTVTLHGKGVRLNGIGKHNNSNNVFWDAIEYFGARQKTQNGFEKTVPDHLAFDDISVREFFLAGLIDSDGYVKENSDGSKNATISTIYKSVCYGVLKVARSLGIKVSISTEDAKVDSAGANHQFVYRVFLNGPAFAGVLAKCALERKKSAETDFERGPVSFHFDLVPCGKQDYYGITLDESSDHQFLLSNMALVHNCGERGNEMAEVLMEFPELFTEIDGRKEPIMKRTTLVANTSNMPVAAREASIYTGITLAEYFRDQGKNVSMIADSSSRWAEALREISGRLGEMPADQGFPAYLGAKLASFYERAGKATALGGPDRIGSVSIVAAVSPAGGDFSDPVTTSTLGITQVFWGLDKKLAQRKHFPSINTAVSYSKYTNVLNSYYDKNYPEFPQLRNKIKEILSNAEELEQVVQLVGKSALSDSDKITLDVSALIKEDFLQQNGYSTYDAFCPIWKTFDMMKAFISYYDEAQKAVANGAQWSKLSEATSDVKHAVSSAKFFEPSRGEEEGEKEFGELLTNISEKFADAAE, encoded by the exons atg GCTGGTGCTTTAGAAAATGCAAGGAAAGAAATTAAACGTCTTTCATTAGATGACCACAAGGAAACTCACTACGGGCAAATCTTTTCTGTGTCGGGACCTGTCGTGGTCGCTGAAAATATGATAGGATGTGCGATGTACGAGTTGGTCAAAGTAGGACATGACAACTTGGTTGGAGAGGTTATTAGAATCAATGGAGATAAAGCCACTATTCAAGTTTATGAAGAAACTGCTGGTGTCACTGTGGGTGACCCAGTGTTGAGAACAGGAGCTCCATTGTGTGCTGAGTTGGGTCCTGGTTTGTTAAACACTATTTACGATGGTATTCAAAGACCATTGAGATCTATTAAAGAAAAGACCAACTCGATTTACATTCCACGTGGTGTTGATGTGCCATCATTGTCAAGAACAGCTGAATATGATTTCAAACCAGGTCAATTGAAAGTCGGTGACCACATTACTGGTGGTGATATCTTTGGATCCATTTATGAAAACTCCTTGTTGGATGACCATAAGATTTTGCTTCCACCTAGGGCTAGAGGTACCATTACCTCTATTGCTGAACCAGGGTCTtacaatgttgaagatactgttttggaattggaatttgatGGAAAAAAGCATAAATACTCCATGATGCATACATGGCCGGTAAGAGTTCCAAGACCAGTTGCTGAAAAATTGACTGCTGATTACCCATTGTTGACTGGTCAAAGAGTTTTAGATTCGTTGTTCCCATGTGTTCAAGGTGGTACCACATGTATCCCCGGTGCTTTCGGTTGTGGGAAGACTGTTATTTCTCAATCTTTGTCAAAGTATTCCAACTCGGATGTGATCATCTACGTTGGATGTTTCTCGAAAGGTACTCAAGTTATGATGAGCGATGGTCaagataaatcaattgaagatatcCAAGTTGGTGAACTCGTTATGGGTAAAGATGGCTTGCCTAGATCTGTCGTTGGATTGCCAAGAGGTTACGATACCATGTACGATGTTAAGCACATCAGCGGACATAGATGTGGCGCCGAAGTTCATGGTATGATGGATTTCACCGTTTCTTCTGACCACAAGTTAGTATTGCGTACCAAGCAAAATGTGCTTGTTACAACTCGCAACTATGCTGGTAAGACTTATGCTGCAGTCAACTATTTTGCGTTGGAGGATTCGAAATATGGTGTGCAGATGGTCAGAGTAAAAACCAAGGTTTATGGGTACCACGTGCATGGTGGGCAAGCCGGTGCTGAAGAGAAAGCACGCCTCTTTGCGGCGGCACTTGATCTTAGCGAATACATTGAGTGGACCATCGAAGCTAAAGACTATGCAAAGGTAGACGTGAATGTTAAAAGTAATACCACGCAATTGATAAACCCAGTTTGGTTGGAAACAGGGGCACTTGGAAAGTGGTTGGAAAATAGAGGTCTGAACAAAGCCTTGGCCCCGACCTTAGCCTATTTACTTGGTTTATGGGTTGGTGATGGTTATATGGAACGCGCTGCATTCTCTTTTGATCCAAAGGACACCGGATTAGTTGAAAGAGTCGAGCGCGACGTTGATTTGCTTGGGTTATCTATGACTTCCAACGAATACCATCATAGATGCGATGATCTTTCAAATAACGGTGTTTCAAATGACGACAATGTCGCCGAAACAGATTTTGATGCAACCGACTACGAGAACTTTATTGGCAAGCAAGTGGCTATTGCAAGAGCCCAAAATGCTGACATCCATTTAGAAAGTGATTCTGATACTGATCTCTCTGAAATCTTCGAGGACGAGATCGAAACATCAGACTCTGACATGACTTATGAATCAGATTTTTCTGCAACTTCATGGGATAAACGAGGCGATTTGACCGTTACTCTCCACGGAAAAGGAGTCCGTTTGAACGGAATTGGAAAGCACAATAATTCTAACAACGTCTTCTGGGATGCCATTGAGTATTTTGGAGCGAGACAGAAGACCCAGAATGGCTTTGAAAAAACCGTCCCCGATCACTTGGCCTTTGACGACATTAGTGTTAGAGAATTCTTCTTAGCTGGTTTGATTGATTCTGATGGTTACGTGAAAGAAAATTCCGACGGTTCAAAGAATGCTACGatctcaacaatttatAAATCCGTTTGCTATGGTGTTCTCAAAGTTGCGCGCTCTTTGGGAATTAAGGTATCAATTAGCACCGAGGATGCCAAAGTTGATCTGGCTGGAGCCAATCATCAGTTTGTGTACCGAGTTTTCTTGAATGGTCCAGCTTTTGCTGGAGTTCTCGCAAAATGTGCTCTTGAGAGAAAGAAGTCAGCGGAAAcagattttgaaagaggGCCAGTTTCGTTCCATTTCGATTTGGTCCCTTGTGGAAAACAAGACTATTATGGTATCACTTTAGACGAATCTTCCGATCATCAATTCCTTCTTTCCAATATGGCCTTAGTGCACAATTGCGGTGAAAGAGGAAATGAAATGGCGGAAGTCTTGATGGAATTCCCGGAATTGTTTactgaaattgatggaAGAAAGGAACCAATTATGAAGCGTACAACTTTGGTTGCCAATACTTCAAATATGCCTGTTGCTGCCAGAGAAGCTTCAATCTACACTGGTATCACTTTAGCCGAGTATTTCAGAGATCAAGGTAAAAACGTTTCCATGATTGCTGATTCGTCTTCACGTTGGGCCGAAGCTTTGAGAGAAATTTCTGGTAGATTGGGTGAAATGCCTGCTGATCAAGGTTTCCCTGCTTATTTGGGAGCCAAGTTGGCATCCTTCTATGAAAGAGCAGGTAAAGCTACAGCTTTGGGTGGACCAGATAGAATTGGATCAGTTTCCATTGTTGCTGCCGTTTCACCGGCAGGTGGTGATTTCTCAGATCCAGTTACTACTTCCACTTTAGGTATCACTCAAGTGTTTTGGGGTTTGGATAAGAAGTTGGCACAAAGAAAGCATTTCCCTTCGATAAATACTGCCGTTTCATATTCCAAGTATACCAATGTGTTGAATAGCTATTATGATAAAAACTATCCTGAATTCCCACAATTAAGAAACAAGATTAAGGAGATTTTGTCGAATGCCGAAGAGTTGGAGcaagttgttcaattggttgGTAAATCTGCATTGAGTGATTCCGACAAGATTACATTGGATGTTTCTGCTTTGATCAAGGAAGATTTCTTGCAACAAAATGGTTATTCCACCTATGATGCATTCTGCCCTATCTGGAAAACTTTCGATATGATGAAGGCATTTATCTCGTACTACGATGAAGCACAAAAGGCAGTTGCTAATGGTGCTCAATGGTCGAAATTGTCAGAAGCTACTAGTGATGTCAAGCATGCTGTTTCATCAGCCAAGTTCTTTGAACCAAGTAgaggtgaagaagaaggtgaaaAGGAGTTTGGCGAATTGTTGACCAACATCTCAGAGAAGTTTGCTGATGCTGCAGAATAG
- a CDS encoding Ptr2 oligopeptide transporter, translating into MSEKNNHIQSVEEPIQPQHQDEAFTSSSDASPSVTNEKQQNVIHTNSLGEDAEVKKSTSNELNFIDDSLQEEDEGREPTEHEFKTLRHVADRIPYAAWLVAVVELAERFSYYGLSAPFQNYMQNGPNDHPKGQLDLKQQGATALSYFFQFWCYVTPIFGGWIADTYWGKYKTLFVACFVYIVGILILFVTSIPSITSKNTALGGYVTAIIIIGVGTGLIKSNVSPYLADQVPKRKPRISVRKNGERVIVDPNITVQNIFLWFYLMINIGSLSVIATTELEAHVGFWAAYLLPFCFFFLALASLVAGKNKSVDIPVSDKIINKTFKCAWVGMTNGFNLDNAKPSVHPEKEYPWTDHFVEEVRRALYACKVFVFYPVYWVTYGQMLNNFVSQAGQMRAHGLPNDFLQAFDSICIIIFIPIMERFVYPFLRRFTPVKPITKIFFGFMFGTGAMIYAAVLQHYIYKSGPCYDDPGACPNGNNIHIALQTPAYWLIAMSEIFASVTGLEYAYTKAPVSMKSFIMALFLVTNAFGSAIGIALSPVSKDPKMVWTYTGLAVACFIGGCLFWVIYSSYNSKEDSWNDLEYENELDEAVLRPVHSLAHSVKSI; encoded by the coding sequence ATGTCAGAAAAAAACAACCATATACAAAGTGTTGAAGAACCAATACAACCACAACACCAAGATGAAGCATTCACTTCTTCGTCAGATGCATCACCATCTGTaacaaatgaaaaacaacaaaatgtcATACATACCAATTCTCTTGGTGAAGATGCTGAAGTCaagaaatcaacttcaaacgAACTCAactttattgatgattccCTTCaagaggaagatgaaggTAGAGAACCAACAGAACATGAATTTAAAACATTGAGACATGTCGCTGATAGAATCCCATATGCAGCTTGGTtagttgctgttgttgaattggcaGAAAGATTCTCCTACTATGGGTTATCAGCTCCTTTCCAAAACTATATGCAAAATGGACCTAATGATCATCCCAAGGGACAATTGGatttaaaacaacaagGTGCTACTGCATTGTCTtattttttccaattctggTGTTATGTCACTCCTATCTTTGGTGGTTGGATTGCCGATACCTATTGGGGTAAATACAAGACCCTTTTCGTTGcttgttttgtttacattgttggtattttgatcttgtttgTCACTTCAATTCCATCCATCACTAGCAAAAACACTGCTCTTGGGGGTTACGTCACTGCTATTATCATTATTGGTGTTGGTACTGGGTTAATCAAGTCCAATGTGTCACCATACTTGGCTGATCAAGTTCCAAAAAGGAAACCAAGAATTTCAGTGAGAAAGAATGGGGAACGTGTTAttgttgatccaaataTCACTGTGCAAAATATATTTTTATGGTTTTATTTAATGATTAATATTGGAAGTTTGTCAGTTATTGCCACTACTGAATTAGAAGCTCATGTTGGATTCTGGGCTGCTTATTTATTGCCAttctgtttctttttccttgCCTTGGCTTCATTGGTTGCTGGTAAGAACAAATCGGTTGATATTCCAGTTTCAgataaaatcatcaataaaacTTTTAAATGTGCTTGGGTTGGTATGACTAATGGATTTAACCTTGACAATGCTAAACCTTCTGTTCATCCAGAAAAGGAATACCCATGGACTGATCATTTCGTTGAGGAAGTTAGACGTGCTTTATATGCATGTAAAGTGTTTGTGTTTTATCCAGTTTATTGGGTCACTTATGGtcaaatgttgaacaattttgtttcgCAAGCAGGTCAAATGAGAGCACATGGATTGCCAAACGATTTCTTACAAGCTTTTGACTCCATTTGTATTATTATCTTTATTCCAATCATGGAAAGATTTGTTTATCCATTCCTCAGAAGATTCACCCCAGTGAAACCTATTaccaaaattttctttggtTTCATGTTTGGAACTGGTGCTATGATCTATGCCGCTGTCTTGCAACACTATATTTACAAATCTGGTCCATGTTATGATGATCCAGGTGCATGTCCAAACGGTAACAATATCCACATTGCTTTACAAACTCCAGCCTACTGGTTAATTGCCATGTCGGAAATTTTCGCATCAGTCACTGGTTTAGAATATGCCTACACTAAAGCACCAGTATCGATGAAATCATTCATTATGGCTCTTTTCCTCGTTACCAATGCTTTCGGTTCAGCTATTGGTATTGCATTGTCACCAGTCAGTAAAGACCCCAAGATGGTTTGGACTTATACTGGTTTGGCTGTGGCTTGCTTTATTGGTGGTTGTTTATTCTGGGTCATTTACAGTAGTTACAACTCCAAAGAAGATTCATGGaatgatttggaatatGAAAATGAGTTGGATGAAGCTGTTTTGAGACCAGTTCACTCATTAGCTCATTCAGTAAAGAGCATCTAG
- a CDS encoding Meu1 methylthioadenosine phosphorylase, with protein MVKKFRRPNLSKIFNMSVHREKIDVSQLPHHYDGQVTLAVIGGTGLYDLPNLRPIARLTISTPWGFPSSPITISKTESGFPVAFLARHGQHHDLLPSDVPSRANIAALKKLGVKAIVAFSAVGSLQQEIKPRDFVLPTQIIDRTKGIRPSTFFEKGFVAHAMFGEPFDLKLNSLIANAIPSEGFLEGFDKEDANPTLHTKEHTNNGEDLTVICMEGPQFSTRAESKLYRSWGGSIINMSVLPEAKLAREAEIAYQMICMSTDYDSWNESEEPVTVETVVGNLKANSANACKLAAKLIDEFAEKGGEIGDDIQGSMKFAVSTSPHGVKKELLEKMHFLFPGYWQV; from the coding sequence ATGGTAAAGAAGTTTCGTCGgccaaatttatcaaaaatattcaacatgTCTGTTCATAGAGAGAAAATTGATGTGTCTCAATTGCCCCACCACTACGATGGTCAAGTAACTCTTGCTGTTATTGGTGGTACAGGGTTATATGATTTACCAAACTTACGCCCAATTGCTAGGTTGACTATCAGTACTCCATGGGGATTCCCATCGAGTCCAATCACTATATCCAAGACCGAACTGGGCTTTCCTGTGGCGTTTTTGGCAAGACATGGTCAACATCATGATTTGTTGCCAAGTGATGTTCCTTCAAGGGCAAATATCGCtgcattgaagaaattgggAGTCAAGGCCATTGTTGCCTTTTCAGCTGTTGGATCGCTacaacaagaaatcaaGCCTAGAGATTTTGTGTTGCCTACGCAAATCATCGACAGAACTAAAGGTATTAGACCATCCactttttttgaaaagggGTTTGTAGCTCATGCAATGTTTGGTGAgccatttgatttgaagttgaattcaCTCATTGCCAACGCTATTCCATCGGAAGGGTTCCTTGAAGGGTTTGACAAAGAAGATGCTAATCCAACCTTGCATACTAAAGAACATACCAACAATGGTGAAGATTTGACGGTTATATGTATGGAAGGACCACAATTTTCCACTCGTGCTGAGTCAAAATTGTACCGTTCATGGGGTGGttccatcatcaacatgTCGGTTTTACCTGAAGCTAAATTGGCAAGAGAAGCGGAGATTGcttatcaaatgatttgTATGTCTACAGATTACGATTCATGGAATGAAAGTGAAGAGCCAGTCACTGTGGAAACAGTTGTTGGCAACTTGAAAGCTAATTCGGCCAATGCTTGCAAATTGGCagcaaaattgattgatgaatttgctGAAAAAGGTGGTGAGATTGGTGACGATATTCAAGGATCAATGAAGTTTGCTGTTAGTACCAGTCCTCATGGAGTAAAGAAGGAgttattggaaaagatgCATTTCTTGTTTCCTGGTTATTGGCAAGTTTAG
- a CDS encoding membrane protein, with protein MLRAQVRTIPRLTVPCRSLYTSVLDSDINITKNGKVNLSVGPGGRSSRTGYTATVFGASGFLGRYLVSKLARHGTTTIVPYRDDLKKRFLKVAGDLGVVNFVEIDARNLQSIQDSVAHSDIVINCIGADYNTKNFSMADINIALAERIAQATKDAGVPRYIHVSSYNADPKSESVFYATKGVGEQVVRDIIPDSTIVRPSQMFGREDNLLNYLGPKIKMWTPNRNQKQIYPVHVLDVARALEKIAYDDSTTGQLYELYGPEKLSYLDIRQMIHGITENYAQAGPISYNFHDYDLPLPIAKLIAQAQQLVWWKLSNPDQMQRHIIDQHIDPAAKTFADLGLHDQTKLADVLFSYVKQWRHPLIAQKGGPNHKKLDELRTIQHFTD; from the coding sequence ATGTTGAGAGCACAAGTTAGAACCATACCTAGATTAACAGTCCCCTGCAGGTCGTTATATACCTCAGTATTGGACTCAGATATCAATATCACTAAAAATGGTAAAGTAAATTTGTCTGTTGGTCCAGGAGGTCGTTCGTCAAGAACTGGATACACAGCAACAGTTTTTGGTGCTAGTGGGTTCTTGGGACGTTATCTTGTATCAAAGCTTGCCAGACACGGTACTACTACAATTGTTCCATACAGAGATGATTTAAAAAAGagatttttgaaagttgCCGGTGACTTAGGAGTTGTCAATTTCGTCGAAATCGATGCTCGTAATTTGCAAAGCATACAAGATTCAGTTGCTCATTCAGATATTGTTATCAACTGTATTGGTGCTGACTACAACACCAAGAATTTTTCCATGGCTGATATCAATATTGCTTTGGCCGAAAGAATTGCTCAAGCTACTAAAGATGCTGGTGTTCCAAGATATATCCATGTCAGTTCCTACAATGCTGATCCAAAGTCAGAATCAGTATTTTACGCAACCAAAGGAGTTGGTGAACAAGTTGTCAGAGATATCATCCCCGATTCCACAATCGTCAGACCATCTCAAATGTTTGGAAGAGAAgacaatttgttaaattaCTTAGGACcaaaaattaaaatgtGGACTCCCAATAGaaaccaaaaacaaatttaccCAGTTCATGTACTTGATGTAGCTAGagctttggaaaaaattgcTTATGACGACTCCACTACTGGTCAATTGTATGAATTGTATGGACCAGAGAAATTGTCATACCTAGATATCAGACAAATGATTCATGGTATTACTGAAAACTATGCACAAGCCGGTCCAATCAGTTACAATTTCCACGACTATGACTTGCCATTGCCTATTGCTAAATTAATCGCACAAGCACAACAATTAGTATGGTGGAAATTGTCAAACCCAGACCAAATGCAAAGACATATTATAGATCAACATATAGACCCTGCTGCTAAAACTTTTGCGGACTTGGGCTTACACGATCAAACCAAATTGGCTGACGTATTGTTCAGCTATGTTAAACAATGGAGACATCCATTGATTGCCCAAAAAGGTGGTCCTAATCACAAGaagttggatgaattgagaACCATCCAGCATTTTACTGATTAA